Proteins from a genomic interval of Shewanella seohaensis:
- a CDS encoding winged helix-turn-helix domain-containing protein: MKLGDYRVGTWWIVARELKLIRYDEQHQLIEESLPPKVFEVLLKLVTSADHTVTRNELIEDVWAGNVSVGTRGITNAIYALRKLLDEGDERSINTISKTGYQLLLPVSRPTESFKPDTLPSSKRSRVNFRTMMLVAATLAVLFLLMVSYFVTREPAASVIRYSKPEPISYLEGIEETPSVSPDGKSLAFMWMKDNEPARIFVQSLTEANATLRQLSFSEFNETTPTWSPDGKQIAYLRLDDSGACEVWIKELKTVQERKLTSCVQERYHKALDWSPSGKFLALIDATASGNTAVFLYELSSGKKTQVSFPKQGERDHQLAWAHASDTLAFIRALGTFTYDLYLLPFGEQVQRLTHDEVPIHGLTWDIDDKGIVFNSVRDGGHAYWRYLVASADIEFVHRDQTPFNIVALPQSKSYAYVKHASQEQLVYIHDAKEQVIESTGRDLYGVISPDRQQLAFLSNRSGKFEIWVSDTFGRQAFQLTNSQGLPDLASWSPDGHSILTVVDSANEKPKVIQTAVSSREQKPYCRMVFNIEILCGRIPQTP; this comes from the coding sequence ATGAAGCTCGGTGATTATCGAGTTGGTACGTGGTGGATTGTTGCCCGCGAGCTAAAACTCATCCGTTACGATGAACAGCATCAGTTGATTGAAGAATCCTTGCCACCTAAGGTGTTTGAGGTGCTGTTAAAATTGGTGACCTCAGCAGATCACACTGTCACCCGTAATGAACTGATTGAAGACGTGTGGGCTGGTAATGTCTCGGTGGGAACTCGAGGTATCACCAATGCCATTTACGCCCTAAGAAAACTGCTGGATGAAGGCGATGAGCGAAGTATCAACACCATCTCCAAAACGGGCTATCAGCTATTGTTACCAGTCTCTAGGCCCACCGAATCGTTCAAACCTGATACCTTGCCTTCAAGCAAGCGATCACGCGTAAACTTTCGCACCATGATGCTAGTCGCTGCGACTTTGGCAGTGCTCTTCCTTTTGATGGTGTCTTATTTTGTGACCCGCGAGCCAGCTGCGTCCGTCATTCGTTACTCTAAACCCGAACCTATTAGTTATCTTGAAGGCATTGAAGAAACGCCATCAGTCTCACCCGACGGTAAGTCGTTGGCGTTTATGTGGATGAAGGACAACGAACCCGCCAGAATTTTTGTGCAATCACTCACAGAGGCCAATGCCACACTACGCCAGTTGAGTTTTAGTGAATTCAATGAAACGACTCCCACCTGGTCGCCGGATGGCAAGCAGATAGCGTATTTGAGATTGGATGATTCTGGAGCCTGTGAGGTATGGATTAAAGAACTCAAAACCGTCCAGGAGCGAAAGCTCACAAGCTGCGTTCAAGAGCGGTACCATAAGGCGCTAGATTGGTCCCCATCCGGAAAGTTTTTAGCCCTCATAGATGCCACAGCGTCGGGCAATACCGCCGTCTTCCTATATGAGTTATCGAGTGGAAAGAAAACCCAAGTCAGCTTTCCCAAACAAGGGGAGCGGGATCACCAATTAGCTTGGGCACATGCCTCCGACACCCTCGCATTTATCAGAGCGCTGGGCACATTTACCTATGATTTATACTTACTGCCATTCGGGGAACAGGTACAACGGTTAACCCATGATGAGGTTCCTATACACGGACTGACTTGGGATATCGATGATAAAGGCATAGTATTCAACTCCGTTCGTGATGGTGGACACGCCTATTGGCGTTACCTCGTCGCCAGCGCCGACATTGAGTTTGTGCACCGTGACCAAACACCTTTTAACATTGTCGCGCTGCCACAATCTAAATCCTATGCCTATGTAAAACATGCATCTCAGGAGCAATTGGTCTACATACATGACGCTAAAGAACAAGTTATCGAGTCGACAGGGCGAGACTTATATGGCGTCATCTCACCCGACCGCCAACAACTTGCCTTTCTATCCAATCGCAGCGGGAAATTTGAGATTTGGGTCAGCGATACATTTGGCAGACAAGCGTTTCAGCTCACCAACTCACAAGGCTTACCCGATTTAGCCTCCTGGTCCCCGGACGGACACAGCATCTTAACCGTGGTGGATTCTGCCAATGAAAAACCTAAAGTCATTCAGACTGCAGTCTCCTCCAGAGAACAAAAACCTTATTGCAGGATGGTTTTCAATATCGAAATCCTGTGTGGGCGGATTCCACAAACACCATAA